In one Thermanaerovibrio velox DSM 12556 genomic region, the following are encoded:
- a CDS encoding homoserine dehydrogenase, whose amino-acid sequence MEHRVALLGCGNVGKALVGILARKRDHLKARYGVDVKLTYVGDIRCGSTMNPRGLDEEKVLEGLAAGKLPDPFGTIPLEEVIRLSGATIVADATPTNLATGEPGLYHARSALSSGAHFVTTSKGPFAVAAAELEETAKKNGLSFRYEGAVMSGTPLIRLIREDLAGCSIESVEGILNGTTNYMLSRMEEGLSYDEALREAQDLGYAEADPTADVEGFDPAVKLCVLSWVAFGVELKVSQVDRTGISGLTSKHVQRAKMEGRSVKLIASIHMDGGEVKAKVSPVEVPREHPLFGVRGALNAATITTDHLGKVTISGPGAGRDETAQALLSDIISVAKTKI is encoded by the coding sequence TTGGAACACCGGGTTGCCCTTTTGGGCTGCGGCAACGTGGGTAAGGCGCTGGTGGGCATTTTAGCCCGCAAGCGGGACCACCTAAAGGCGCGATATGGGGTTGACGTAAAGCTCACGTACGTAGGAGACATAAGGTGCGGCTCCACGATGAACCCCCGGGGTCTGGATGAAGAGAAGGTCTTGGAGGGCCTGGCGGCGGGGAAGCTTCCGGACCCATTCGGCACGATCCCGCTGGAAGAGGTTATCCGGCTAAGCGGAGCCACCATAGTAGCCGATGCCACTCCCACAAACCTTGCGACCGGTGAACCCGGGCTTTACCACGCAAGGTCCGCCCTCTCCTCGGGTGCCCACTTCGTGACCACCAGCAAGGGGCCCTTTGCGGTGGCGGCGGCAGAGCTTGAGGAGACCGCCAAGAAGAACGGCCTTTCCTTCCGCTACGAGGGGGCCGTCATGAGCGGGACACCCCTCATAAGGCTCATACGGGAGGACCTGGCGGGGTGCAGCATAGAGTCCGTTGAGGGGATCCTAAACGGCACCACAAACTACATGCTCTCTCGGATGGAAGAGGGCCTTTCATATGACGAAGCCCTTAGGGAGGCCCAAGATCTGGGCTATGCGGAAGCGGACCCCACCGCTGACGTGGAGGGTTTTGACCCGGCGGTTAAGCTGTGCGTCCTGTCTTGGGTGGCCTTCGGGGTGGAGCTCAAGGTCAGCCAGGTGGACAGGACCGGCATATCCGGCCTTACGTCGAAACATGTGCAAAGGGCAAAGATGGAGGGCAGATCGGTAAAGCTCATCGCATCCATCCACATGGACGGGGGAGAGGTTAAAGCAAAGGTGTCCCCAGTGGAGGTGCCAAGAGAACACCCGCTCTTCGGGGTAAGAGGAGCCCTCAACGCCGCCACCATAACCACTGACCACCTGGGGAAGGTTACGATATCAGGACCGGGGGCCGGAAGAGACGAGACCGCCCAGGCCCTTTTATCGGACATCATATCCGTGGCTAAAACAAAAATATAG
- a CDS encoding DEAD/DEAH box helicase — protein sequence MTIERFDQYPLRDELLSALRRKGFDHPMPVQVRMLEDPTLSDGDLIVQAKTGSGKTLAFALPLLNQMNAGERTPRVLVLSPTRELALQTAREFQWLGYEMRIKVASLVGGMDMERQVKALRDGAAVVVGTPGRVLDHIRRGSFKADTIQSLVLDEGDHMLDLGFKDELEAIIEAMPGVERNWLFSATMPEEVVTLAKQYLDAPRKISLVDDAAKHDDIVQRAYIIPARKRFEGLANVLLFERPRRAIVFCATKLQTQELAERLCDEGFKAGALHGDMTQRERNMALESLRRGRNQIMVATDVAARGLDISGVSHVIQFGLPGCLETFIHRSGRTGRAGQEGRNLILLTAREAGEFRSMIRGTSLEVEWLPAPDAEEVESLSKAELERWCVSNPAETEEYLEWAEEILQRDDAAEIVAGLLSRSFADEPKGYSIREDVQMEMAKGRSSDRPRRASDRPLKKLISGAVTMKFPSGRQDGWEVGSLLGALCRGLGVKREDVGNIKLKDRCAFVELSPYAASQIERRRDRLAREGLNDFTRFEQDFQPAPRDRKRSFPHRSRS from the coding sequence ATGACGATTGAAAGATTTGACCAGTATCCCCTCAGGGACGAGCTATTATCGGCCCTGAGGCGCAAGGGTTTTGACCACCCCATGCCCGTTCAGGTGAGGATGCTCGAGGACCCGACCCTGTCGGACGGGGACCTCATAGTTCAGGCCAAGACCGGCTCCGGCAAGACCCTTGCCTTCGCCCTTCCGCTCTTGAACCAGATGAACGCGGGGGAACGTACCCCCCGGGTGCTGGTGCTCTCCCCCACCAGGGAACTGGCTCTTCAGACCGCCAGGGAGTTCCAGTGGTTGGGCTACGAGATGAGGATCAAGGTGGCCTCCCTGGTAGGAGGCATGGACATGGAGAGGCAGGTCAAGGCCCTGAGGGACGGGGCCGCCGTGGTGGTGGGAACTCCTGGCAGGGTGCTTGATCACATCCGTCGGGGGTCGTTCAAGGCCGACACGATTCAAAGCTTGGTCCTTGACGAGGGGGACCACATGCTGGACCTGGGCTTCAAGGATGAGCTGGAGGCCATAATAGAGGCCATGCCTGGGGTCGAGAGGAACTGGCTCTTCTCCGCCACCATGCCGGAGGAAGTGGTGACCTTGGCCAAGCAGTACCTGGACGCCCCCAGGAAGATCTCCCTGGTGGACGATGCGGCAAAACACGATGACATAGTCCAGAGGGCCTACATAATACCCGCCAGGAAGCGGTTCGAGGGCTTGGCCAACGTGCTCCTCTTCGAGCGTCCTCGGAGGGCCATCGTGTTCTGCGCCACCAAGCTGCAAACCCAGGAGCTGGCGGAGCGGCTGTGCGACGAGGGGTTCAAGGCCGGTGCGCTCCACGGGGACATGACTCAGAGGGAGCGGAACATGGCCCTTGAGAGCCTGCGGCGGGGCAGGAACCAGATAATGGTTGCCACCGACGTGGCCGCCCGGGGGTTGGACATAAGCGGGGTATCCCACGTGATACAGTTCGGGCTGCCCGGGTGCCTTGAGACCTTCATCCATCGAAGCGGGAGGACCGGTCGAGCCGGACAGGAGGGACGCAACCTCATCCTTCTCACCGCCCGGGAGGCCGGGGAGTTCCGATCCATGATAAGGGGGACCTCTCTTGAGGTCGAGTGGCTCCCCGCTCCGGACGCGGAGGAGGTGGAGTCCCTCTCGAAGGCGGAACTGGAGAGGTGGTGCGTAAGCAACCCAGCGGAGACCGAGGAGTACCTTGAGTGGGCGGAGGAGATCCTCCAGCGGGACGATGCGGCGGAGATAGTGGCGGGGCTCTTGAGCAGGTCCTTCGCCGATGAGCCCAAGGGGTACTCCATAAGGGAGGACGTCCAGATGGAGATGGCCAAGGGGAGGAGCTCCGACAGGCCTCGGCGCGCCTCAGACCGGCCTCTCAAGAAGCTCATCTCCGGAGCGGTTACCATGAAGTTCCCTTCCGGCAGACAGGACGGATGGGAAGTGGGGTCCCTTCTGGGAGCTCTCTGCAGGGGACTGGGCGTAAAGAGGGAGGACGTGGGTAACATAAAGCTCAAGGACCGCTGTGCCTTCGTGGAGCTATCCCCCTATGCGGCATCCCAGATCGAGCGCCGAAGGGATCGACTGGCCCGGGAGGGACTTAACGATTTCACCAGGTTCGAACAGGATTTCCAGCCCGCCCCAAGGGACAGGAAGAGAAGTTTCCCTCACAGGAGCAGGTCGTAA
- a CDS encoding LemA family protein, whose translation MIFFGILGVIVVLCIWFLSIYNRFVKLKNMVDEAWSGVDVQLKRRWDLVGNLVETVKGYATHEKEVFEEVARLRNQMNSASSLAERAQVENGLTQTLRSLFAVAEAYPQLRASENFSELQRTLGELEDQIQLARRYYNGTVRDYNIMVDSFPSLIVARTMGYSKRDFFQLEDPSERTAPKVSFS comes from the coding sequence ATGATATTCTTCGGCATACTTGGAGTGATAGTGGTCCTATGCATTTGGTTTTTAAGCATCTACAACCGTTTCGTAAAACTTAAGAACATGGTGGACGAGGCTTGGAGCGGTGTAGACGTACAGCTTAAAAGGCGCTGGGACCTGGTGGGCAACCTGGTGGAGACCGTAAAGGGTTACGCTACCCACGAGAAGGAGGTCTTCGAGGAGGTGGCCAGGCTTAGGAACCAGATGAACTCCGCTTCCTCCTTGGCGGAGAGGGCTCAGGTGGAAAACGGCCTGACCCAAACTCTGAGGAGCCTCTTCGCAGTGGCGGAGGCCTATCCACAGCTCCGGGCCTCGGAGAACTTCTCGGAGCTTCAGAGGACCCTAGGGGAACTGGAGGACCAAATACAGCTGGCCAGGCGTTACTACAATGGTACCGTAAGGGATTACAACATAATGGTGGACTCCTTCCCAAGCCTCATAGTGGCCCGCACCATGGGATACTCCAAGAGGGACTTCTTCCAGCTGGAGGATCCATCGGAGCGCACCGCCCCCAAGGTCAGCTTCAGCTAA
- a CDS encoding LacI family DNA-binding transcriptional regulator: MKDVAELAGVDKGTVSRVIKGDPRISDLTAQRVWEAVHKLGYRPDRLASGLAAGRWDLCGLVIQDQFGWWVGPFLDGFARGLSAKGNSVLVLGGGWGRGPCDELVGRKVDGVLWMGDVPSSSVGLSDLPFPVLRWGDVEGDCGASIGFHQDLLVEALHEAVGPFRYVGGRWSPFSFLEGRQDPDGRALVWDGTVRWDPVPPGVSVVLGPFPGMPCPRVWTVPLNPREVGLVCGRALGRLIKAPRARMSIRLEVRPSAPEPLG; the protein is encoded by the coding sequence ATGAAGGACGTGGCGGAGCTCGCCGGGGTGGACAAGGGCACGGTGAGCCGGGTCATCAAGGGGGATCCCAGGATATCGGATCTCACGGCTCAAAGGGTGTGGGAAGCGGTTCACAAGCTAGGCTACAGGCCGGACCGATTGGCGTCGGGGCTTGCGGCGGGCCGATGGGACCTATGTGGATTGGTCATCCAGGACCAGTTTGGATGGTGGGTCGGCCCATTTTTGGACGGCTTTGCCAGGGGCCTTTCCGCTAAGGGCAACTCCGTGTTGGTCCTTGGGGGAGGGTGGGGCAGGGGGCCCTGTGATGAGCTGGTGGGACGAAAGGTGGATGGGGTGCTTTGGATGGGGGATGTGCCTTCCAGCTCCGTTGGTTTATCCGACCTTCCGTTCCCGGTTCTTAGATGGGGTGATGTCGAAGGAGATTGTGGAGCTTCAATAGGGTTTCACCAGGATTTATTGGTGGAGGCCCTGCATGAGGCGGTAGGTCCCTTCCGATACGTGGGGGGGCGGTGGAGTCCTTTTTCGTTTCTAGAGGGCCGTCAGGATCCCGATGGAAGGGCCTTGGTATGGGATGGGACCGTCAGGTGGGATCCGGTTCCCCCCGGTGTATCGGTGGTCCTTGGACCTTTCCCCGGGATGCCCTGCCCGAGGGTTTGGACGGTGCCGCTGAACCCAAGGGAGGTGGGGCTTGTCTGTGGAAGGGCTCTTGGAAGGCTTATAAAGGCCCCGAGGGCTCGTATGAGCATCAGGCTGGAGGTTAGGCCCTCGGCACCGGAGCCGTTGGGATGA
- a CDS encoding V-type ATP synthase subunit B, translating to MAIAEYKGLQRITGPFIFMEAVPDVGYGELVEVVPEDGLPRRGRVVMVSQKAITVQVFEGTSDLVPSSTSVRFLKRPLEISLSKSMLGRTFNGIGEPLDGCGPVYGGKRVPVNGLPLNPVARQYPRNFIHTGISAIDTLTTLIRGQKLPIFSGNGLPHNRLAVQIATQARIVGDESFAVCFAGIGIKHDDASFFMRELAHRGRNNNMVTFLNVADDPVIERIATPRMALTTAEYLAFELGMHVLVIITDMTNYCEALRELGVAAGEVPSRKGYPSYLYSDLASLYERAGVLKDRPGSVTQLPILTTMPNDDITHPIPDLTGFITEGQIVLSRDLHSKGIYPPIDVLTSLSRLMKDGIGKGYTREDHPNLASQLFASYSRVQDVRALASVVGEEELSKNDKLSMAFGNAFENKFLCQGPDEDRDISSSLDIGWDILKLLPRSELTRVTLSQIREYLR from the coding sequence ATGGCCATCGCTGAGTACAAGGGGCTGCAGCGCATAACAGGACCGTTCATATTCATGGAGGCGGTGCCGGACGTAGGATACGGGGAGCTGGTGGAGGTGGTGCCTGAGGACGGCCTGCCCCGGAGGGGAAGGGTTGTTATGGTGAGCCAAAAGGCCATAACCGTACAGGTCTTCGAGGGGACCTCAGACCTCGTCCCCTCCTCCACATCGGTGCGGTTCCTAAAAAGACCCCTTGAGATCTCATTGTCAAAGTCAATGCTTGGCAGGACCTTCAACGGCATAGGGGAACCCCTAGACGGCTGCGGACCCGTGTACGGAGGCAAGAGGGTACCGGTCAACGGGCTCCCCCTAAACCCCGTGGCCCGGCAGTACCCCAGGAACTTCATCCATACCGGCATCTCCGCCATAGACACATTGACAACCCTCATAAGGGGGCAGAAGCTTCCCATCTTCTCCGGCAACGGCCTACCCCACAACAGGCTTGCGGTTCAGATCGCCACCCAGGCTAGGATAGTGGGGGATGAGAGCTTCGCGGTGTGCTTCGCCGGGATAGGCATAAAACACGACGATGCCTCGTTCTTCATGAGAGAGCTCGCCCACCGGGGACGGAACAACAACATGGTCACGTTCCTGAACGTGGCGGACGACCCGGTGATAGAACGTATAGCCACCCCAAGGATGGCGCTTACAACCGCGGAGTACCTGGCCTTTGAGCTTGGCATGCACGTGCTGGTGATCATCACGGACATGACCAACTACTGCGAGGCCCTTAGGGAACTGGGGGTCGCCGCCGGGGAGGTGCCAAGCCGCAAGGGCTACCCTTCTTACCTTTACAGCGACCTGGCAAGCCTCTATGAGAGGGCCGGGGTGCTCAAGGACAGGCCGGGCAGCGTAACCCAGCTGCCAATACTCACCACCATGCCCAACGACGATATAACCCACCCCATACCAGACCTCACGGGATTCATAACCGAAGGGCAGATAGTCCTATCAAGAGATCTCCACTCCAAGGGCATATACCCTCCAATAGACGTGCTCACCAGCCTCTCAAGGCTCATGAAGGATGGCATAGGGAAGGGCTACACCCGGGAGGACCACCCTAACCTGGCAAGCCAGCTGTTCGCCTCCTACAGCAGGGTCCAAGACGTCAGGGCCCTGGCATCGGTGGTTGGGGAGGAAGAGCTATCCAAAAACGACAAGCTCTCCATGGCCTTCGGGAACGCCTTCGAGAATAAGTTCCTTTGCCAGGGCCCCGACGAGGATCGGGACATCTCCTCCTCCTTGGACATCGGTTGGGATATACTTAAGCTTCTCCCAAGGTCAGAGCTCACCAGGGTAACCTTAAGCCAGATAAGAGAATACTTGAGGTAA
- a CDS encoding zinc ribbon domain-containing protein, which yields MLCGSCGYNNSASARFCILCGSQLSKAEVMDPDPKICPGCGEPNEGHAMFCSSCGADVYTAPRRSSLANAQTPPVQGEEPDGEVETDSPEGPDPEQEVKTTADNPADMDPIAPWEAEPEPYPSPTQDLFEEPSRYEEPASSAPVYQEEAVEMKGEETKGEGNKRRFGFKLPLPKMSLPKLSIKISLNSRIIIKGLVHTAIVLVIASIGVSIGMLSIMVIKGR from the coding sequence ATGCTCTGCGGAAGCTGCGGCTACAACAACTCCGCCAGTGCCAGGTTCTGCATCCTCTGCGGATCTCAGCTGTCCAAGGCGGAGGTGATGGATCCGGACCCTAAGATATGCCCCGGGTGCGGTGAACCCAACGAAGGACATGCGATGTTCTGCTCCTCCTGCGGAGCCGACGTATACACCGCCCCAAGACGATCTTCCCTGGCCAACGCTCAAACGCCCCCTGTCCAAGGGGAGGAACCGGACGGTGAGGTTGAAACCGATAGCCCGGAAGGGCCTGATCCGGAGCAGGAGGTCAAAACCACCGCAGATAACCCAGCGGACATGGATCCAATTGCCCCATGGGAAGCGGAACCAGAGCCCTACCCCTCTCCGACGCAGGATCTGTTCGAAGAACCCTCTCGGTACGAGGAGCCCGCTTCCAGCGCCCCCGTGTACCAAGAGGAGGCGGTTGAAATGAAAGGGGAAGAAACGAAAGGAGAAGGGAACAAAAGGAGGTTTGGGTTCAAACTCCCCTTGCCCAAGATGTCCCTTCCAAAGCTGTCCATAAAGATAAGCCTTAACTCCAGGATCATAATAAAGGGCCTGGTCCACACGGCGATCGTGTTAGTCATAGCATCCATAGGGGTTTCCATTGGGATGCTCTCCATCATGGTTATAAAGGGTAGATGA
- a CDS encoding SH3 domain-containing protein, whose product MSQPQSRSLIHLIGVLALVLLLHPGRANADGVATRVIPDELQAALAEQFKARYFMPWSSKASSLNPKGEFQSWYRNILDSPLVGSNLLIADRSRKEAWVSLASQASEARTPGMALKRSDLRVLPTREPLFEPPGGSKTSFPFDRLQNGTVNPMEPLLVTAKVQGWLLVVTPWASGWLEEDSVALLDQDTVERIQGASLGVITKDGSSLAYQSGISAFTGDIGTLIPIDEDGAPLLPLWNPHEGRLELVKGRKSDSISPFPVPATSEALEALAKSFLHQPYGWGGLYGNRDCSSTTRDALIPFGIWLPRNSHGQGGMAGLDLSRLPRREKARLIVDRGIPFLSILYMRGHVMLYAGHQNGNPLVLHNLWSLKVNGREEVFGRCVLTDLNLGDVPLIDRVTRLVMPVESKGL is encoded by the coding sequence ATGTCCCAGCCACAATCAAGGTCTCTAATCCATCTAATCGGGGTTCTTGCGCTTGTCCTCCTCCTGCACCCTGGGCGGGCAAACGCTGATGGGGTAGCCACGCGGGTCATTCCAGATGAGCTCCAAGCAGCGCTGGCCGAGCAGTTTAAAGCCCGCTACTTCATGCCCTGGAGCTCAAAGGCCTCTTCCCTTAACCCAAAGGGGGAGTTCCAAAGCTGGTACCGGAACATCCTGGATTCCCCCTTGGTGGGATCTAACCTCTTAATCGCGGACCGGTCAAGGAAGGAGGCCTGGGTCAGCCTTGCCTCCCAGGCAAGCGAGGCAAGGACCCCCGGGATGGCCCTGAAGCGATCGGACCTTAGGGTCCTCCCCACTAGGGAGCCGCTGTTCGAACCTCCCGGGGGTTCAAAAACATCCTTCCCCTTCGACAGACTTCAGAACGGGACGGTCAACCCCATGGAACCGCTCCTGGTGACCGCCAAGGTTCAAGGCTGGCTGCTTGTAGTTACCCCATGGGCCTCCGGATGGCTGGAGGAGGACTCGGTGGCCCTGCTGGACCAGGACACCGTAGAAAGGATACAGGGGGCCTCGCTAGGAGTAATCACAAAGGACGGCTCTTCCCTGGCCTACCAATCCGGCATATCCGCTTTCACCGGGGACATCGGCACCCTTATACCCATTGACGAGGACGGGGCCCCCCTCCTGCCCCTCTGGAACCCCCATGAAGGACGGTTGGAGCTTGTGAAGGGCAGGAAAAGCGACTCCATAAGCCCCTTTCCAGTTCCCGCCACCTCCGAGGCCCTTGAGGCCCTGGCAAAGTCCTTCCTCCACCAGCCTTACGGATGGGGAGGGCTTTACGGCAACAGGGACTGCTCCTCCACCACCAGAGATGCCCTCATCCCCTTTGGCATCTGGCTGCCGAGGAACTCCCACGGCCAGGGGGGGATGGCTGGGCTTGACCTGTCAAGGCTCCCCAGGAGGGAAAAGGCAAGGCTCATAGTTGATAGGGGGATCCCGTTCCTATCAATACTTTACATGAGGGGACACGTGATGCTGTACGCGGGGCACCAAAACGGCAACCCCCTGGTGCTGCATAACCTTTGGAGCCTCAAGGTAAACGGGAGGGAAGAGGTTTTCGGGAGGTGCGTTTTGACCGACCTCAACCTGGGGGACGTACCACTCATCGACCGGGTCACGAGGCTTGTAATGCCCGTGGAATCCAAAGGCCTTTGA
- a CDS encoding DUF2207 domain-containing protein: protein MSRRFKLFCMFLGLLGILWGSAVQANEAILSFGSLVRIGDDGTITVTETIVVRGEGRMIKRGILRDFPTTYESPTGRTIQVPFKVIKVLRDGGPEDWHTEKMSNGVRLYVGSKERFLTPGKYRYDITYTTARQVGFFQDHDEFYWNVTGNGWSFPIAAAACRVYLPNQGHFTALDAFTGPQGAKGKDAKFKVDDDGSALFWTTKPLGPGEGLTIAAAFPKGVVKNAPPKVAGLRTSWWRNIGYALCGLGVVYFVFIWFKVGKDPSGGTIIPRFYPPEGLSPPAARALRLMGADNKCMACSILDGAVKGFVAIERLGKTYRLELLNPDLKDAPSHVAVVLANLFQTGQKSITITQGEYKKLQTAQRALKEFLNDSLEGRFYHSNLLYWLGGSLICLASVGALLLSLLEDPEGIFIGVWVSVWTIGVLALMAAVRTAWADYSSMRGFKRFAKALFLSLFSIPFMIGEIIGLYGVSVYAGPFGALQVFVAGTSIGLFKFLLKAPTKEGRQLLDELEGFRMFLSVTEKDRLDRLTPPELDLKTFESYLPWAIALDVENRWSERFNAMAQEAQNRGEVPSGYVPIWYYGGLSDLGSSFGEAIASGITSSIASASTPPGSSSGFGGGGGGGGFSGGGGGGGGGGGW from the coding sequence ATGAGTCGAAGGTTCAAGCTGTTCTGCATGTTCTTGGGGTTACTCGGGATCCTCTGGGGCTCTGCGGTTCAGGCCAACGAGGCGATCCTCAGCTTCGGAAGCCTTGTGAGGATAGGAGACGACGGAACCATAACCGTGACGGAGACGATAGTGGTCCGCGGGGAGGGCAGAATGATAAAACGCGGCATCTTGAGGGACTTCCCAACCACTTACGAATCCCCCACCGGCAGGACGATCCAGGTCCCCTTCAAGGTGATAAAGGTATTGAGGGACGGCGGCCCAGAGGATTGGCACACGGAAAAGATGTCCAACGGGGTAAGGCTCTACGTGGGCTCAAAGGAAAGGTTCCTTACCCCGGGCAAGTACAGGTACGACATAACGTATACCACCGCAAGGCAGGTGGGTTTCTTCCAGGACCACGACGAGTTCTACTGGAACGTGACCGGCAACGGCTGGAGTTTTCCCATCGCCGCCGCCGCGTGCAGGGTATACCTTCCAAACCAAGGCCACTTCACCGCCCTTGACGCGTTCACCGGCCCCCAGGGGGCAAAAGGCAAGGACGCCAAGTTCAAGGTGGACGACGACGGGAGCGCCCTGTTCTGGACCACAAAACCCCTGGGCCCCGGCGAGGGGCTGACCATCGCGGCGGCTTTCCCCAAGGGGGTGGTAAAGAACGCCCCCCCAAAGGTGGCGGGGCTCAGGACATCCTGGTGGCGGAACATCGGATACGCCCTATGCGGCCTAGGGGTGGTCTACTTCGTGTTCATCTGGTTCAAGGTTGGCAAGGATCCGTCGGGAGGCACCATAATACCCCGCTTTTACCCGCCGGAAGGCCTTTCTCCCCCAGCGGCCAGGGCCCTTAGACTCATGGGGGCGGACAACAAATGCATGGCATGCTCCATACTCGACGGGGCGGTCAAGGGGTTCGTGGCGATAGAAAGGCTTGGTAAGACCTATCGGCTGGAGCTTCTAAACCCAGACCTCAAGGATGCCCCAAGCCATGTGGCGGTGGTCCTGGCCAACCTGTTCCAGACGGGACAGAAGAGCATCACCATAACCCAAGGGGAGTATAAGAAACTTCAGACGGCCCAAAGGGCGTTAAAGGAATTCCTCAACGACTCCTTGGAGGGAAGGTTCTATCACTCTAACCTGCTCTATTGGCTGGGGGGAAGCCTCATCTGCCTGGCATCCGTCGGAGCCCTGCTGTTGAGCCTCCTGGAGGATCCGGAAGGAATCTTCATAGGAGTATGGGTTTCCGTATGGACCATAGGGGTCTTGGCGCTTATGGCGGCGGTAAGGACCGCTTGGGCGGACTACTCTAGCATGAGGGGCTTCAAACGGTTCGCCAAGGCCCTTTTTTTAAGCCTCTTCTCCATACCGTTCATGATAGGTGAGATAATAGGTTTGTACGGGGTAAGCGTTTACGCGGGACCCTTCGGGGCGCTACAGGTCTTCGTAGCAGGCACTTCAATAGGGCTGTTCAAGTTTCTCCTGAAGGCCCCCACAAAAGAGGGAAGACAGCTGCTGGACGAGTTGGAGGGCTTTAGGATGTTCCTATCGGTCACCGAGAAGGACAGGCTGGACAGGCTTACTCCCCCTGAGCTGGATCTCAAGACCTTTGAGTCCTACCTTCCCTGGGCAATAGCGCTGGACGTGGAAAACCGTTGGTCCGAGAGGTTTAACGCCATGGCCCAGGAGGCCCAAAACCGCGGGGAGGTTCCCAGCGGCTACGTGCCCATTTGGTATTACGGCGGTCTGTCGGATCTTGGAAGCAGCTTTGGAGAGGCCATAGCAAGCGGCATCACGTCCTCCATAGCCTCCGCCTCAACCCCACCCGGTTCCTCCTCGGGCTTCGGCGGCGGAGGCGGCGGCGGAGGCTTCTCCGGCGGCGGAGGCGGCGGCGGAGGGGGTGGCGGCTGGTAA
- a CDS encoding peptidase M18 codes for MSKESKEEKNRNDVKDRRGFKAWDFLTGRKAFDGLGDRAAEFLTLCKTEREAVRWLEDRLRSLGFGEGGQMTEAGTFINWKGRALGAYRPGKRPASQGVRITASHGDSPRIDLKSKPLYEEKGLLMGDCHYYGGIKKYQWVNVPLEIRGEVHFKDRSTVVLDGRDVKLMIPDLAPHLDRNLDGRKASETIKGEDLDVILGHKPGAESVKEQVLSILKDRYGVSEDDLVSADLALVPAGEALLSGFDRSLLTAYGLDDRICVYTSFEAFVSAKDLEVGAVFLCLDREEIGSEGIGGAQGALLRILMSYVLEAEGAVGTFQLDRALAASEAISADVTEAFNPMYKDAFDMNQLPVAGDGPAVMKGTGLKGKYEGSESRGEFVAKVRGWLDEASVPWQVGSLGKVDTGGGGTVAKYLARHGIDVLDMGPAVISLHAPFEMMSLADVAATTAAYRAFYEGR; via the coding sequence TTGAGCAAGGAGAGCAAGGAAGAGAAGAACCGGAATGACGTGAAGGACCGAAGGGGTTTTAAGGCCTGGGATTTCCTTACAGGGCGGAAAGCCTTTGACGGTCTTGGTGACAGGGCAGCCGAGTTCCTCACCCTTTGCAAGACCGAGCGGGAGGCGGTAAGGTGGCTGGAGGATAGGCTCCGCAGCCTTGGGTTCGGTGAAGGGGGGCAAATGACCGAGGCAGGGACCTTCATCAACTGGAAGGGCAGGGCCCTGGGGGCCTACAGGCCCGGTAAGCGCCCCGCCTCGCAGGGGGTGAGGATCACCGCCTCTCATGGAGACTCCCCCAGGATAGACCTGAAGTCCAAGCCCCTTTACGAGGAGAAGGGGCTTCTCATGGGTGACTGCCACTACTACGGGGGGATAAAGAAGTATCAATGGGTTAACGTGCCCCTGGAGATCAGGGGAGAGGTGCACTTTAAGGACCGCAGCACCGTGGTCCTGGATGGCAGGGACGTTAAGCTTATGATACCGGACTTAGCGCCTCACCTCGACAGAAACCTGGACGGCAGGAAGGCCAGCGAGACGATCAAGGGTGAGGACCTGGACGTCATCTTGGGTCACAAGCCCGGTGCTGAGTCGGTTAAGGAGCAGGTTTTGAGCATACTGAAGGACCGTTACGGTGTGTCCGAGGACGACCTGGTGTCGGCGGATCTGGCGTTGGTACCTGCGGGGGAGGCCTTGCTCTCCGGCTTTGACAGGTCGCTCCTCACCGCCTACGGTTTGGACGACCGGATTTGTGTCTACACCTCCTTTGAGGCCTTCGTGTCCGCCAAGGACCTTGAGGTTGGGGCGGTGTTTTTATGCCTCGACAGGGAGGAGATAGGCAGCGAAGGGATAGGAGGAGCCCAGGGGGCCCTTTTGAGGATACTCATGTCCTACGTGCTTGAGGCCGAGGGCGCCGTTGGGACCTTCCAGCTGGACAGGGCCCTGGCCGCTTCGGAGGCCATAAGCGCCGACGTCACCGAGGCCTTCAACCCCATGTACAAGGACGCCTTCGACATGAATCAGCTCCCCGTGGCGGGGGACGGTCCCGCGGTGATGAAGGGGACAGGTCTGAAGGGTAAGTATGAAGGCAGCGAGAGCAGGGGTGAGTTCGTGGCCAAGGTAAGGGGCTGGCTTGACGAGGCCTCGGTACCCTGGCAGGTGGGTAGCCTTGGCAAGGTGGATACCGGCGGGGGTGGCACCGTGGCCAAGTACCTTGCAAGGCACGGGATCGATGTGCTTGACATGGGCCCCGCGGTGATATCCCTGCACGCCCCCTTCGAGATGATGAGCTTGGCGGATGTGGCTGCCACAACGGCGGCGTATCGAGCGTTTTACGAGGGAAGGTAA